In a genomic window of Phragmites australis chromosome 14, lpPhrAust1.1, whole genome shotgun sequence:
- the LOC133890218 gene encoding vegetative cell wall protein gp1-like gives MSVFQERVLLITGSTSNTWRALSGPRTRVPLCLLPSGRRSVVAEPSPRATDRTAAPPRLRPSPLPPTVAPPVLPSARRARCLAAPSRTALRTAAARVRHAAYLPRPATIPPASSSLNPPGVLSLCRPHISGSSSLSGATISTGACRAAPPCAVVGEFRHRLPLLSGRLLLSPRPLPFSLQRRRRPSLRSPPPLSEPHRQNGPAGLIPSAAPLPCGPTDRSTGRGPWWTTQPRPTPVRRVHRLMNRSHRTSPQPGLR, from the exons ATGAGCgtgttccaggagagggtgctcctCATAACCGGCAGCACGTCGAACACATGGCGGGCGCTGTCAGGACCCCggacccgggttcccctgtgcctcct CCCTTCTGGCCGCCGTTCCGTCGTGGCCGAGCCGTCACCTCGCGCCACCGATCGGACTGCAGCTCCACCGCGCCTCCGGCCCTCCCCTCTTCCTCCCACGGTCGCGCCACCCGTGCTGCCGTCCGCGCGCCGCGCGCGCTGCctcgccgcgcccagccgcacCGCGCTGCGCACAGCCGCCGCCCGCGTGCGCCATGCCGCCTACTTGCCTCGGCCGGCCACCATCCCTCCGGCGAGCTCCAGCCTCAACCCCCCCGGCGTCCTCTCCCTCTGCCGGCCTCACATCtccggctcctcctccctctccggcGCCACCATCTCCACCGGCGCGTGCCGCGCAGCTCCACCGTGTGCCGTCGTCGGCGAGTtccgccaccgcctccctctcctctccggcCGGCTTCTACTCTCTCCCCGGCcgctccccttctccctccagcgccgccgccgcccctcactCCGGTCTCCTCCGCCTCTCTCTGAGCCGCACAGGCAAAATGGCCCGGCTGGCCTTATCCCTTCAGCAGCCCCTCTGCCGTGTGGGCCCACGGACCGGTCCACCGGCcgtggtccatggtggaccacaCAGCCGCGCCCAACTCCGGTCCGCCGAGTCCACCGGCTCATGAACCGATCCCACCGCACCAGCCCACAGCCCGGTCTACGGTGA
- the LOC133890728 gene encoding cytochrome b5 domain-containing protein RLF-like isoform X1, which yields MADGDSSDFTFCKVSSAENDDQLESPKTIPVASMTLEDVRDDSPSISKKSEIQTNDTDKDGRSSSISGSVVSVPPQDCNVKEPVIQTSRGAESNVSSQPKPSLKKPAARAKVPFEKGYSPLDWLKLTRTHPDLTGLKGQSNRRLISLEEVKQHKTGDCIWTVLKGRVYNIAPYMKFHPGGVDMLMKASGKDCTTLFNKYHAWVNAEFLLEKCLVGFLDPNE from the exons ATGGCGGATGGTGATTCATCTGACTTCACCTTCTGCAAG GTTAGTTCTGCAGAAAATGATGATCAACTAGAATCTCCTAAAACGATTCCTGTGGCAAGTATGACACTCGAGGATGTTCGTGATGATAGTCCAAGCATTTCAAAGAAAAGTGAGATACAAACTAATGACACAGATAAAGATGGAAGATCTAGCTCCATATCTGGTAGTGTCGTCAGTGTTCCACCACAAGACTGTAATGTAAAAGAACCAGTTATACAAACAAGTAGGGGAGCAGAATCAAATGTATCATCTCAGCCAAAACCTTCATTAAAGAAACCTGCAGCACGCGCAAAGGTTCCTTTTGAGAAGGGCTATAGCCCATTGGATTGGTTAAAGCTGACACGTACTCATCCTGATCTTACAG GGTTGAAGGGGCAGTCAAACCGAAGGTTAATTTCCTTGGAAGAAGTTAAGCAGCATAAAACTGGAGATTGTATTTGGACAGTTCTTAAAGGTCGTGTGTACAATATTGCTCCATACATGAAATTTCATCCTGGAG GAGTTGATATGCTTATGAAAGCCTCTGGAAAAGACTGCACCACTTTGTTCA ATAAATACCATGCTTGGGTAAATGCAGAGTTCCTCTTGGAGAAGTGCCTTGTCGGATTCCTTGATCCCAACGAGTAG
- the LOC133890728 gene encoding cytochrome b5 domain-containing protein RLF-like isoform X2, translated as MADGDSSDFTFCKVSSAENDDQLESPKTIPVASMTLEDVRDDSPSISKKSEIQTNDTDKDGRSSSISGSVVSVPPQDCNVKEPVIQTSRGAESNVSSQPKPSLKKPAARAKVPFEKGYSPLDWLKLTRTHPDLTGLKGQSNRRLISLEEVKQHKTGDCIWTVLKGRVYNIAPYMKFHPGVHFQELICL; from the exons ATGGCGGATGGTGATTCATCTGACTTCACCTTCTGCAAG GTTAGTTCTGCAGAAAATGATGATCAACTAGAATCTCCTAAAACGATTCCTGTGGCAAGTATGACACTCGAGGATGTTCGTGATGATAGTCCAAGCATTTCAAAGAAAAGTGAGATACAAACTAATGACACAGATAAAGATGGAAGATCTAGCTCCATATCTGGTAGTGTCGTCAGTGTTCCACCACAAGACTGTAATGTAAAAGAACCAGTTATACAAACAAGTAGGGGAGCAGAATCAAATGTATCATCTCAGCCAAAACCTTCATTAAAGAAACCTGCAGCACGCGCAAAGGTTCCTTTTGAGAAGGGCTATAGCCCATTGGATTGGTTAAAGCTGACACGTACTCATCCTGATCTTACAG GGTTGAAGGGGCAGTCAAACCGAAGGTTAATTTCCTTGGAAGAAGTTAAGCAGCATAAAACTGGAGATTGTATTTGGACAGTTCTTAAAGGTCGTGTGTACAATATTGCTCCATACATGAAATTTCATCCTGGAG TACATTTTCAGGAGTTGATATGCTTATGA
- the LOC133890630 gene encoding PHD finger protein ALFIN-LIKE 2-like, which yields METAAPVSSAPRTVEDIYKDFNARRAGLVRALTSDVEEFYGLCDPEKENLCLYGLPNGGWEVALPAEEVPPELPEPAVGINFARDGMHRRDWLSLVAVHSDAWLFSVAFFFGARLNGNERKRLFSLINEHPSVYETMVERKQRENKSGVDNSGKSTKRANDGHTKNLRPTVVDDGFEDDEEHSETLCGTCSGRYNPTEFWIGCDICERWFHGKCVKITPAKAEHIKRYKCPDCSSKKSRQ from the exons atggaGACGGCCGCCCCGGTCTCCTCCGCGCCTCGCACCGTCGAGGACATCTACAAGGATTTCAACGCCCGCCGCGCTGGCCTCGTCCGCGCCCTCACCTCCG ATGTGGAGGAGTTCTACGGCTTGTGCGATCCGG AGAAGGAGAACCTGTGCCTGTACGGGCTCCCGAACGGGGGCTGGGAGGTGGCGCTACCGGCGGAGGAGGTACCACCGGAGCTGCCGGAGCCCGCAGTCGGGATCAACTTCGCCAGGGACGGCATGCACCGCCGCGACTGGCTCTCTCTCGTCGCTGTCCACTCCGACGCATGGCTGTTCTCCGTCGCATTCTTCTTCGGCGCGCGGCTCAATGGCAACGAGAG GAAGCGATTATTCAGCTTGATTAATGAGCATCCATCCGTGTATGAAACAATGGTTGAGCGGAAACAAAGGGAGAATAAGTCTGGTGTTGATAACAGTGGCAAATCCACAAAG CGAGCAAATGATGGGCACACAAAGAACTTGAGGCCAACAGTTGTGGATGATGGTTTCGAGGACGACGAAGAACACAGCGAAACCCTCTGTGGTACTTGCAGTGGTCGCTACAATCCAACTGAGTTCTGGATTGGATGTGACATTTGTGAGCGGTGGTTCCATGGCAAATGCGTGAAGATAACTCCGGCGAAAGCGGAGCACATAAAGCGCTACAAGTGCCCTGATTGCAGCTCCAAGAAAAGCAGACAATAA